One Nodularia sp. LEGE 06071 DNA segment encodes these proteins:
- a CDS encoding metallophosphatase produces MNRWAILSGIEGNLAAYEAVMADIKRQNNVEALYILGDLVGPRRETEQLVKRVLNPRSGELEPLICKGWWEEQCFILHGLGGTGEPTELMAKYGGETVKLLWECVSRPMAQWLMTLDFGFFELDSLLIHGTTVGIDEELTPDTPPIQMLDRLSRMQANNLFCGRSGLAFQYQLQAGSITTGVTTLDSPASPKTVEISARQVIGVGNVGRKPGEAVYTLYHPGTNHVEFKTVRYGVSQGFQS; encoded by the coding sequence ATGAATAGGTGGGCAATTTTAAGCGGAATTGAAGGTAATTTGGCGGCTTATGAAGCTGTAATGGCGGATATTAAGCGTCAGAATAATGTGGAGGCTTTATATATTTTGGGCGATTTAGTCGGACCCCGGCGCGAAACTGAACAGTTAGTCAAACGAGTGCTGAACCCCCGAAGTGGAGAACTAGAACCACTGATTTGTAAAGGTTGGTGGGAAGAACAGTGTTTTATTCTCCACGGACTGGGGGGAACTGGCGAACCTACAGAATTGATGGCGAAATATGGGGGAGAAACAGTTAAATTGCTGTGGGAGTGCGTTTCCCGTCCGATGGCACAATGGTTAATGACACTCGACTTTGGTTTTTTTGAACTAGATTCTTTGTTAATTCACGGGACAACAGTAGGAATTGACGAGGAACTTACCCCAGACACACCCCCGATTCAAATGCTAGACCGCTTATCACGAATGCAAGCCAATAACTTATTTTGTGGTCGTTCTGGTTTGGCTTTTCAATATCAGCTACAAGCAGGGTCAATTACTACCGGAGTCACAACCCTAGATAGTCCAGCATCTCCCAAAACTGTAGAAATTTCGGCGCGTCAGGTTATCGGGGTGGGTAATGTTGGCAGAAAGCCAGGGGAAGCAGTTTATACTCTCTATCATCCAGGGACGAATCATGTAGAGTTTAAAACTGTTCGTTATGGTGTGAGTCAAGGTTTTCAGTCCTAG
- a CDS encoding DUF427 domain-containing protein: MPKAIWNGTVLAESDNTIVVEGNHYFPTDAINKEYFQESNTHSTCPWKGVASYYSIEVDGQTNQDAAWYYPSAKEKAKNIEGYVAFWKGVKVEA, translated from the coding sequence ATGCCGAAAGCAATTTGGAATGGTACTGTGTTAGCCGAAAGCGATAACACAATTGTGGTCGAAGGTAACCATTATTTCCCAACCGACGCTATCAATAAGGAATACTTCCAAGAAAGTAATACTCATAGTACTTGTCCTTGGAAAGGTGTTGCTAGCTACTACAGTATCGAAGTTGATGGACAGACCAACCAAGATGCAGCCTGGTACTATCCTAGTGCCAAAGAGAAGGCTAAAAATATTGAAGGCTATGTCGCTTTCTGGAAAGGTGTGAAAGTCGAAGCTTAG
- a CDS encoding COG3650 family protein: MKTFIFCTLLLGLSSCVPANSTNNDNNPVISSNPTTDNLEFRAYGTEPFWSVDVTQTEIVYSSLGTDEKQTFPSVKPLGADGRTPDTVRVYRLGDKANSMLIIKKVDSCSDGMSDNLHPYSALFIRGDMVLEGCANKLDKFK, encoded by the coding sequence ATGAAAACTTTCATCTTTTGCACTCTTTTATTAGGACTGAGTAGTTGCGTACCAGCTAACAGCACCAATAATGACAATAATCCAGTAATTTCCAGCAATCCTACTACCGACAATCTAGAATTTCGGGCTTATGGTACTGAACCATTTTGGAGTGTCGATGTTACCCAAACTGAAATTGTCTATTCTTCATTAGGAACTGACGAAAAGCAAACTTTCCCCTCTGTCAAACCATTGGGGGCTGATGGACGCACCCCAGATACAGTGCGAGTGTATCGACTGGGTGACAAAGCAAACAGTATGTTAATTATCAAAAAAGTCGATAGCTGTAGCGATGGAATGTCAGACAACTTACATCCTTACTCAGCACTTTTCATCCGGGGCGATATGGTTTTGGAAGGTTGCGCCAACAAGTTAGATAAATTTAAATAA